In a genomic window of Corallococcus silvisoli:
- a CDS encoding aldo/keto reductase, with protein sequence MRYRPLGRTGLFVSELCFGAMTFGGEGFWKNIGQQGQAEADKLVGRCLDAGINFFDTANVYSNGKSEELLGKALAAKRSEVVLATKVRGRMGPGQNEVGLSRYHIYDSVHASLKRLGTDHIDLLQIHGYDVATPLDETLRALDDLVREGKVRYLGASNLAAWQLMKALGLSDSRHLARFESLQAYYSIAGRDLERELVPLMKDQQVGLMVWSPLAGGLLSGKYRRDSQGPEGSRRAAFDFPPVDRERAYNAIDAMDAVAKETGATVARVALAWLLHQPHVTTVILGAKTEAQLEDNLAASELRLAPEQLAKLDAVSQLPPEYPGWMVERQNVDRLPPPR encoded by the coding sequence ATGCGATACCGTCCGCTGGGCCGCACCGGCCTCTTTGTCTCTGAACTGTGCTTTGGCGCCATGACGTTTGGTGGCGAGGGTTTCTGGAAGAACATCGGGCAGCAGGGACAGGCGGAGGCCGACAAGCTGGTGGGCCGGTGCCTGGACGCGGGCATCAACTTCTTCGACACGGCGAATGTGTATTCGAACGGGAAGTCGGAGGAGCTGCTCGGCAAGGCGCTCGCGGCGAAGCGGTCGGAGGTGGTGCTGGCCACCAAGGTGCGCGGTCGCATGGGCCCGGGCCAGAACGAGGTGGGCCTGTCGCGCTACCACATCTACGACTCCGTGCACGCCAGCCTCAAGCGCCTGGGCACCGACCACATCGACCTGCTCCAGATTCACGGCTACGACGTGGCCACGCCGCTGGATGAGACGCTGCGCGCGCTGGATGACCTCGTGCGCGAGGGCAAGGTGCGCTACCTGGGCGCGTCCAACCTGGCCGCGTGGCAGCTGATGAAGGCGCTGGGCCTGAGCGACAGCCGGCACCTGGCGCGCTTCGAATCGCTCCAGGCCTACTACTCCATCGCCGGCCGCGATTTGGAGCGCGAGCTGGTGCCGTTGATGAAGGACCAGCAGGTGGGCTTGATGGTGTGGAGTCCGCTCGCGGGAGGCCTGCTGTCCGGCAAGTACCGCCGTGACTCGCAGGGCCCCGAGGGCTCGCGCCGCGCCGCCTTCGACTTCCCGCCCGTGGACCGCGAGCGCGCATACAACGCCATCGACGCGATGGACGCCGTGGCGAAGGAGACGGGCGCCACCGTGGCCCGCGTGGCGCTCGCGTGGCTGCTGCACCAGCCGCACGTCACCACCGTCATCCTCGGCGCGAAGACGGAGGCCCAGCTGGAGGACAACCTGGCGGCGTCCGAGCTGCGCCTCGCCCCGGAGCAGCTGGCGAAGCTGGACGCCGTCTCCCAGCTGCCTCCGGAGTACCCGGGCTGGATGGTCGAGCGGCAGAACGTGGACCGCCTGCCGCCGCCCCGTTGA
- a CDS encoding DUF429 domain-containing protein: protein MTDAPRFVGWDLTDPFARAPRPVDEAILDPQGRVRFSQRVWPRADARQGLDPEALVKAFPVAPGDVVVVDGPQALATPGARVRDAERRLRAPGRTPDVLPLPGAPFAGFVRGSVLLFAALRAFNRVPMLDLDTPVLSRARLFEAFPGATWRARAVEKLGAKATPEGRARRKALLEAAGLRFVDAGPCTHDQLDAAVCAWLGWLTRMRPEDVTAVGLPLTRDAEGTLREGRILDAPRIQGAPRQH from the coding sequence ATGACGGACGCTCCCCGCTTCGTGGGCTGGGACCTGACCGACCCCTTCGCCCGCGCCCCCCGCCCCGTGGATGAAGCCATCCTGGACCCCCAGGGCCGCGTGCGCTTCTCCCAGCGCGTCTGGCCCCGGGCCGACGCGCGTCAGGGATTGGACCCGGAGGCCTTGGTGAAGGCCTTCCCCGTGGCGCCCGGCGACGTGGTGGTGGTGGACGGACCCCAGGCGCTGGCGACCCCCGGGGCCCGGGTGCGCGACGCGGAACGGCGGCTGCGCGCCCCGGGCCGCACCCCGGACGTGCTGCCCCTGCCCGGAGCCCCCTTCGCCGGCTTCGTGCGCGGGAGCGTGCTGCTGTTCGCCGCGCTGCGAGCCTTCAACCGGGTGCCCATGCTGGACCTGGACACCCCCGTGCTGTCACGGGCGCGCCTCTTCGAGGCCTTCCCCGGCGCCACCTGGCGCGCGCGGGCCGTGGAGAAGTTGGGGGCCAAGGCCACGCCCGAAGGACGCGCTCGCAGGAAGGCCCTGCTGGAAGCCGCCGGCCTGCGCTTCGTGGACGCGGGCCCCTGCACCCACGACCAGCTGGACGCCGCGGTCTGCGCCTGGCTGGGGTGGCTCACCCGCATGCGCCCCGAGGACGTCACCGCGGTGGGCCTGCCCCTCACGCGTGACGCGGAGGGCACCTTGCGCGAAGGCCGCATCCTGGATGCCCCGCGCATTCAAGGCGCGCCGCGCCAGCATTGA
- a CDS encoding protein kinase domain-containing protein: MAGTTLTLTPDGFRGRVLGKYEVLCRLSTGGMAEIFLAAQKGLAGFRKMVVLKQILPDIRGEEEFVRMFLDEAKVTAAFNHPHIAHVYDLDVADGELFLAMEFVPGATLVEVARACRSAHEPIPMGLSLMAVRDTAVALNYAHSFTDPLGRPSPVVHRDVAEKNIMVTYEGVTKLLDFGIAKSLARAGRTAVGMVKGTSGYMSPEQIMGDPLDARSDLFSLGVVLHECLTGMRLFYAKSADAMMNAVLSGEVPPPSRVNKEVPPELDAIVLKALAKRREDRYGTTLEFARAIERAVGPRIWHPEQSSELMLRLFSERRDQTRLLLMSGQSTGDGTSSETQVAQVLARGVDVPEPVVAPPAGALPQISSTLPPRSPAAAPPARAPAPAKASAPPAPVRRNTTEELAVRKPTAATPPSRRVAPPVETPRPPPTDSLSANPDDSEPGVRTQPALPPVVLDASLRITASNVATAPGYIEGETILTPLSRVGAQPPVDPKARLSKEPPVFVPPPDEPRARSGRETPSEDARSRSARDAANGGAEDSRSRSGRDATHGASEDSRPRPPREALNASEDARARSTRDAANSGAEDSRLRSHRDAANGATDDARGRSARDAANGATDDPRGRSARDANASTDDSRGRPARDANASTDDVRGRSARDANASTDDARGRSARDANASTDDARGRSARDTNTSTDDSRARSARDANASTDDSRGRPARDAANGATDDARGRSTRDANASTDDARGRSTRDANASTDDARGRSARDANASTDDARGRSARDANPSTDDSRARSARDAANGSASADDSRPRPSRSSTLDSVRVTQPHNPPQALLNDSETAISRVPALPREEAPENTPAVRRSPSSRRKQSSPPARASAARASTRSTEPHDFLTDSDAPTPRRGRGGLIAAGVALLGIAGLGTTVALGLDGGRFAALWDSVLARPPATKSSTTSPPPSAPLEAQKALPAEPPAPKPSTELADTVPPTNPPPDDAAPAEDTPPPDDSQVAKGKTRAPVRKTKRDASDTPAPVRKPRTPSEDAPEVATPTPAEDTSEPAAAQGFLTLVTEPSARVSLGNRSLGETPLTKVALPVGRHTLKLMDGTGRPLKLLVEIKPDDTTSVRVPLELLANP; the protein is encoded by the coding sequence ATGGCTGGGACGACGCTGACGCTCACTCCGGACGGATTCCGTGGCCGGGTGTTGGGCAAGTACGAGGTGCTCTGCCGCCTGTCGACAGGCGGGATGGCGGAGATTTTCCTCGCGGCCCAGAAGGGGCTGGCCGGCTTCCGCAAGATGGTGGTGCTGAAGCAGATCCTCCCCGACATCCGCGGCGAGGAGGAGTTCGTCCGGATGTTCCTGGACGAGGCCAAGGTCACGGCCGCGTTCAACCACCCGCACATCGCCCACGTGTACGACCTGGACGTGGCGGACGGGGAGCTGTTCCTGGCGATGGAGTTCGTGCCGGGCGCCACGCTGGTGGAGGTGGCCCGCGCCTGCCGCTCCGCCCACGAGCCCATCCCCATGGGCCTGAGCCTGATGGCCGTGCGCGATACGGCGGTGGCGCTCAACTACGCGCACAGCTTCACCGACCCGCTGGGCCGGCCCTCGCCCGTCGTGCACCGGGACGTGGCCGAGAAGAACATCATGGTGACGTACGAGGGCGTCACCAAGCTGCTCGACTTCGGCATCGCCAAGAGCCTGGCGCGGGCGGGCCGCACCGCGGTGGGCATGGTGAAGGGCACCAGCGGCTACATGTCCCCCGAGCAGATCATGGGCGACCCGCTGGACGCCCGCAGCGACCTGTTCAGCCTGGGCGTGGTGCTGCACGAGTGCCTCACCGGCATGCGGCTGTTCTACGCGAAGAGCGCCGACGCGATGATGAACGCGGTGCTGAGTGGAGAGGTTCCTCCACCCTCGCGCGTGAACAAGGAGGTGCCGCCGGAGCTGGACGCCATCGTGCTCAAGGCGCTCGCGAAGCGGCGCGAGGACCGCTACGGCACCACGCTGGAGTTCGCCCGCGCCATCGAGCGCGCCGTGGGCCCGCGCATCTGGCACCCGGAGCAGAGCAGCGAACTGATGCTGCGCCTGTTCTCCGAGCGCCGCGACCAGACCCGCCTGCTGCTGATGAGCGGGCAGTCCACCGGGGACGGCACCTCCAGCGAGACGCAGGTGGCGCAGGTGCTGGCCCGGGGCGTGGATGTTCCCGAGCCGGTCGTGGCGCCTCCTGCCGGTGCCCTGCCGCAGATCTCCTCCACGTTGCCGCCCCGTTCGCCCGCGGCGGCCCCGCCGGCCCGGGCGCCTGCTCCGGCGAAGGCGTCCGCGCCTCCCGCTCCTGTCCGCCGCAACACGACGGAGGAGCTCGCGGTCCGCAAGCCCACGGCCGCGACGCCGCCCTCGCGCCGGGTGGCTCCGCCGGTGGAGACGCCCCGGCCGCCGCCCACGGACTCGCTGTCCGCGAACCCCGATGACTCCGAGCCCGGCGTGCGCACCCAGCCGGCCCTGCCGCCCGTGGTGCTGGACGCGTCCCTGCGCATCACCGCGTCCAACGTCGCGACGGCTCCCGGCTACATCGAGGGTGAGACCATCCTCACGCCCCTGTCCCGCGTGGGCGCGCAGCCTCCCGTGGATCCGAAGGCGCGTCTGTCGAAGGAGCCCCCGGTCTTCGTGCCTCCGCCCGATGAGCCCCGGGCACGCTCCGGACGGGAGACACCGTCCGAGGATGCCCGCTCGCGCTCCGCGCGGGACGCGGCGAACGGCGGTGCCGAGGACTCCAGGTCGCGGTCCGGCCGGGATGCGACGCACGGAGCCAGCGAGGACTCGCGTCCCCGGCCGCCGCGCGAAGCCCTCAATGCTTCCGAGGATGCACGGGCCCGGTCCACGCGGGACGCCGCGAACAGCGGTGCCGAGGACTCTCGTCTCCGGTCGCATCGCGACGCCGCGAATGGAGCCACCGACGACGCGCGTGGGCGTTCGGCTCGCGACGCCGCGAATGGAGCCACCGACGACCCGCGTGGGCGTTCGGCTCGCGATGCAAACGCATCCACGGACGACTCACGTGGGCGCCCCGCTCGCGATGCAAACGCATCCACGGACGACGTACGTGGGCGTTCAGCTCGCGATGCAAACGCATCCACGGACGACGCGCGTGGGCGTTCAGCTCGCGATGCAAACGCATCCACGGACGACGCGCGTGGGCGTTCAGCTCGAGACACAAACACATCCACGGATGACTCGCGGGCACGCTCCGCTCGCGATGCAAACGCATCCACGGATGACTCACGTGGGCGCCCCGCTCGCGACGCCGCGAATGGAGCCACCGACGACGCACGCGGGCGCTCCACTCGTGACGCAAACGCATCCACGGACGACGCACGCGGGCGCTCCACTCGTGACGCAAACGCATCCACGGACGACGCACGCGGGCGCTCCGCTCGCGATGCAAACGCATCCACGGACGACGCACGTGGGCGCTCCGCTCGCGACGCGAACCCATCCACGGATGACTCACGGGCCCGCTCCGCTCGGGACGCCGCGAACGGATCCGCCTCCGCCGACGACTCCCGCCCCCGGCCCTCACGCTCCTCCACGCTGGACAGCGTGCGCGTCACCCAGCCTCACAACCCGCCGCAGGCGCTGCTGAACGACAGCGAGACCGCCATCTCCCGCGTGCCGGCCCTGCCTCGCGAAGAGGCCCCGGAGAACACACCCGCGGTCCGCCGCTCGCCGTCCTCCCGTCGCAAGCAGTCCTCGCCCCCCGCACGCGCCAGCGCGGCGCGCGCCTCCACCCGGTCGACCGAACCCCACGACTTCCTCACGGACTCCGACGCCCCCACCCCCCGCCGCGGCCGGGGCGGACTCATCGCGGCCGGCGTCGCGCTCCTGGGAATCGCGGGCCTCGGCACCACCGTGGCCCTCGGACTCGACGGCGGTCGGTTCGCCGCGCTGTGGGACTCCGTGCTCGCGCGGCCCCCGGCGACGAAGTCCTCCACAACTTCTCCACCGCCCTCCGCCCCACTCGAAGCCCAGAAGGCTCTCCCCGCCGAACCTCCGGCGCCGAAACCCTCCACCGAACTCGCGGACACGGTTCCTCCCACCAACCCGCCCCCGGACGACGCGGCCCCCGCCGAAGACACCCCGCCCCCGGACGACTCCCAGGTCGCGAAGGGGAAGACCCGCGCCCCCGTCCGCAAGACCAAGCGCGACGCCAGCGACACGCCCGCTCCTGTCCGCAAGCCCCGCACCCCGTCCGAGGACGCCCCCGAGGTCGCCACCCCCACTCCGGCCGAAGACACCTCGGAGCCGGCCGCGGCCCAGGGCTTCCTCACCCTCGTCACCGAACCCTCCGCCCGCGTGTCCCTGGGCAACCGCTCCCTCGGCGAAACCCCCCTCACCAAGGTCGCGCTCCCGGTGGGCAGGCACACGCTGAAGCTCATGGATGGGACCGGCCGGCCCCTGAAGCTCCTCGTGGAGATCAAACCCGACGACACCACGTCCGTCCGGGTCCCCCTGGAACTGCTGGCCAATCCCTGA
- a CDS encoding head GIN domain-containing protein, whose amino-acid sequence MRITSLSLLAACCLSATACTAHAQDATRPSSREEAGETRQVEDFHGVSVGHGMHAEVKVGPKSVRLEGSSEALSRIRLVVDNGILTTRVDRKGFWGGLNGRVKLIVSSPTIDRLEVSGGGHMNAEATASDDFEAEASGGAVLNVRGVDAKKVEAEASGGSEVTLTGRAQKLEAEVSGGSQLHARQLQGVSDMRVEASGGAIVEADAPSSISGDASGGSVVRLSKRPQNSRVDVSGGSRVDASN is encoded by the coding sequence ATGAGGATCACCTCGCTGTCCCTGCTCGCCGCCTGCTGCCTCTCCGCCACCGCCTGCACCGCCCACGCGCAGGACGCCACCAGGCCCTCCTCCCGCGAGGAAGCGGGAGAGACGCGCCAGGTGGAGGACTTCCACGGCGTCTCCGTGGGCCACGGCATGCACGCGGAGGTGAAGGTGGGTCCCAAGTCCGTCCGCCTGGAAGGCTCCTCGGAGGCCCTCTCCCGCATCCGCCTGGTGGTGGACAACGGCATCCTCACGACCCGGGTGGACCGCAAGGGCTTCTGGGGCGGGCTGAACGGCCGCGTGAAGCTCATCGTGTCCTCGCCCACCATCGACCGCCTGGAGGTCAGCGGCGGCGGCCACATGAACGCGGAGGCCACCGCGTCCGACGACTTCGAAGCCGAGGCCAGCGGCGGCGCCGTCCTCAACGTGCGCGGCGTGGACGCGAAGAAGGTGGAGGCCGAGGCCAGCGGCGGCTCCGAAGTCACCCTGACCGGCCGCGCGCAGAAGCTGGAAGCGGAGGTCAGCGGCGGCTCGCAGCTGCACGCCCGACAGCTCCAGGGCGTGTCCGACATGCGGGTGGAGGCCAGCGGCGGCGCCATCGTGGAGGCCGATGCCCCCTCCAGCATCTCTGGCGATGCCTCCGGCGGCAGCGTCGTCCGCCTCTCCAAGCGGCCCCAGAACTCCCGCGTCGACGTCAGCGGCGGGTCCCGCGTCGACGCGTCGAACTGA